In the genome of Cyanobacterium sp. T60_A2020_053, the window AAACTATGGGTTGTCATCAAGATTCGCAACAGTTAAACTACTGGTATATCAAAAAAGACCACTGGGAAGCGGAAATTGTGCTTGAAACGGAAGGTTTGAACGTTTCTTATCTACGGGCGGGCGCTGACGGCAGTGACATCAAAAGAGCTTTTCGATATTCTCTTTCTCGTCAAGATGTGGAAGATGCTGTTTTTTCAGGTCCTTAAATTTTTTTAATTAAATGGAAAGTAATTTAGATTTAGTATTAGGCATCATTGCCATAGTTATTTTTGGTGGTGGTTTATTCATGTTACTGTCAGGTGTTAACAAAATGAATGATTAGACGATAATTACGACGAAAAAATAACTCTCGGTTAACTAAAATGAGGTTAGATAGTAGCGGTAACTACTCTCGATTAAACCAATATTATTAATTAATAGGATTGTAACATGAGTACAGTAACAGACAATGATTTAAGAGAGTTAAAAGACTTAATCAAGTCTTTAGATGACAAGTTTAATGATATGAGAGTAGATATTGCCACCATCAAAACTGATATTGTTAACATAAATAACCGACTTGATAATATTAATTTTATTTTTCGTAGTGTGGCAGTCGGTGTTATCGTTTCTTTAGTTGTTGGTTTAACTAAAGTTCTTTATCCTAACCTTTTTGGGTAAAACTCAATTCAGATACTTTTAGGATTGCTCATTTCCCACTAACAATCATAACTAAACTCAACAACGCCCTAAATCGATAATGGATGAATTTTAGCGAGAAGGATAAGTTAAGATTTAGGGATCATCTATGATCTAATTAACTGCTTATGAAAAATTTAGTCGGTAAAGATTTACTTAGTATTGCAGATTTAAAAAGTACCGAAATTCAAGGAATCATTGATTTAGCCATTGACTTAAAAAACGGCAATCGACAATTTCAGACAAATAAAACCCTTGGTTTGTTGTTTTATAAAGCCTCCACCCGCACAAGGGTTTCTTTTAGTGTGGGAATGTATAAACTAGGGGGAAATGTTATCGATTTAAACCCCAGTCGCACTCAGGTGGGTAGAGGAGAGCCAATCCAAGACACGGCAAGGGTTTTAAATGGTTATCTTGATGTTTTAGCCATTCGCACTTTTGCCCAAGAAGATTTGGAAATTTTTGCTAATTATTGTGATATTCCCATTATTAATGCGCTCACTGATTTAGAGCATCCCTGCCAGATTTTAGCGGATTTACAGACTATTCAAGAAAAATTTGGCAGTTTAGAGGGTTTAACCATGACTTATCTCGGGGATGGTAATAATGTCGCTCATTCTTTGTTGTTGGGAGGCGTGTTAATGGGTATGAATGTTCGTATTGCTTGTCCTCAAGGGTATTTCCCAGCGCCCTCCATCGTTGGCAAAGCGCAATCATTAGCCACCAGAAAAGATCAAGTAATTATTACCGAAGATGCTCAAAGTGCGGTGGAGGGCGCTGAAATTCTTTACACGGATGTGTGGGCAAGTATGGGGCAAGAAGAGGAAACCAGCGCCCGAGAACCAATTTTTCAACCCTATCAAATTAATCAAGAATTAGTTAACCTTGCCAGTGTAGAAGCCATTATTTTACACTGTCTTCCGGCTTATCGTGGCAAAGAAATTACCGAAGCAGTGATGGAAGGAAAACAGTCCAGAATTTGGGATCAA includes:
- a CDS encoding NAD synthetase, whose protein sequence is MESNLDLVLGIIAIVIFGGGLFMLLSGVNKMND
- the argF gene encoding ornithine carbamoyltransferase, yielding MKNLVGKDLLSIADLKSTEIQGIIDLAIDLKNGNRQFQTNKTLGLLFYKASTRTRVSFSVGMYKLGGNVIDLNPSRTQVGRGEPIQDTARVLNGYLDVLAIRTFAQEDLEIFANYCDIPIINALTDLEHPCQILADLQTIQEKFGSLEGLTMTYLGDGNNVAHSLLLGGVLMGMNVRIACPQGYFPAPSIVGKAQSLATRKDQVIITEDAQSAVEGAEILYTDVWASMGQEEETSAREPIFQPYQINQELVNLASVEAIILHCLPAYRGKEITEAVMEGKQSRIWDQAENRLHAQQALMACLLGLN
- a CDS encoding DUF3143 domain-containing protein, whose translation is MVQPDAKSPLYNHPLPAIENWLKTMGCHQDSQQLNYWYIKKDHWEAEIVLETEGLNVSYLRAGADGSDIKRAFRYSLSRQDVEDAVFSGP